Proteins found in one Tsukamurella paurometabola DSM 20162 genomic segment:
- a CDS encoding MFS transporter has product MNAPTAGPLPDRVLVRAIWPILAAAALGLVPFTIMANFLVAIAADAHAGVDLIGGLRGLGGVAALVVGVAAAPLLDRLSRSAVAALAVLVLAVGCALSLQGSTTAWVAFCLLIGAGTAVLNPALSAMAADRFDSEAASARAATLVSSTMTLTAVLAAPVLALPAVLWGWRADMAATAAVLLAVAVLLARRRDPNGGNTRVSYLEAFRAVRSIPGAPQVLSISLLRTLAFMGSLAYIAAAFGERFGIGTGWFSLVWATSGLAFFLGNFFGGRVMQDRSARTLLRFAAAAVIVASAAMTLLYTAPIVPVAWAMVAVVSASHAVIAAAVTTTLVRTAGPVRGTVLSLNGAAQSIGVFAGASLAGAALAAGGWTGVGLALGAATLLALLFAWRAVRRMPLSETI; this is encoded by the coding sequence ATGAATGCCCCCACCGCCGGGCCACTGCCCGATCGAGTGCTCGTCCGCGCGATCTGGCCGATACTCGCCGCCGCCGCGCTCGGACTCGTGCCGTTCACCATCATGGCCAACTTCCTCGTGGCGATCGCCGCCGACGCCCACGCCGGGGTCGACCTGATCGGCGGTCTCCGAGGGCTCGGCGGGGTCGCCGCGCTGGTCGTGGGGGTCGCTGCCGCGCCCCTGCTGGACAGGCTCTCCCGCTCTGCCGTCGCGGCGCTCGCGGTGCTCGTCCTCGCCGTGGGCTGCGCTCTTTCGCTGCAGGGCAGCACCACCGCGTGGGTCGCGTTCTGTCTGCTCATCGGGGCAGGGACCGCAGTGCTGAATCCGGCCCTGTCGGCGATGGCCGCGGATCGGTTCGACTCCGAAGCCGCGTCGGCGCGTGCCGCTACCCTGGTCTCCTCGACGATGACGCTCACCGCCGTGCTCGCCGCGCCGGTGCTCGCCCTGCCCGCCGTCCTGTGGGGATGGCGCGCCGATATGGCGGCGACCGCTGCGGTGCTCCTCGCGGTCGCCGTGCTCCTCGCCCGCCGCCGTGATCCGAACGGCGGGAACACCAGGGTGAGCTACCTCGAGGCGTTCCGCGCCGTCCGTTCGATTCCCGGTGCACCGCAGGTGCTCTCGATCTCCCTGCTGCGCACCCTCGCCTTCATGGGGTCACTGGCCTACATCGCGGCGGCCTTCGGCGAGCGGTTCGGCATCGGCACCGGTTGGTTCTCCCTGGTCTGGGCGACCAGCGGCCTCGCCTTCTTCCTCGGGAACTTCTTCGGGGGCAGGGTGATGCAGGATCGGAGTGCGCGCACCCTGCTCCGGTTCGCGGCCGCGGCCGTCATCGTCGCATCCGCCGCGATGACGCTCCTGTACACCGCCCCGATCGTCCCGGTCGCCTGGGCGATGGTCGCCGTGGTATCCGCGTCCCACGCCGTCATCGCGGCCGCCGTCACTACGACGTTGGTCAGGACCGCCGGTCCCGTGCGGGGGACCGTCCTGTCGCTCAACGGTGCGGCGCAGAGCATCGGGGTGTTCGCTGGAGCCTCCCTTGCGGGCGCCGCCCTCGCCGCGGGCGGCTGGACCGGGGTCGGGCTGGCCCTCGGTGCGGCCACGCTGCTCGCCTTGCTGTTCGCCTGGCGCGCGGTGCGCCGAATGCCGCTGTCGGAGACGATCTGA
- a CDS encoding Rossmann-like domain-containing protein has translation MTAPATVAQVVESAREVAGDEVARSVFFVTHGTRLAGSAHRYRNRYVLVRVADAFGACAFEEGELDSSVADLSGEPLAALLEHRSQPVRIAAADAALGARAPHRDDPRAELRVLPTGTPDVRAEARDAAVAELLTFPAGARVALIGVVNPLVAAIRERGGEPLLADRNLERTQWDDRVFADHREVIERADAVVATGMTLGNGTFDEILATCRARDIPLAVYAQSGAAVARAFLGSGLSALSAEHFPFSQFSADASPMYLYRGAR, from the coding sequence ATGACCGCACCCGCAACCGTGGCCCAGGTGGTCGAGTCGGCCCGGGAGGTCGCGGGCGACGAGGTGGCTCGCAGCGTATTCTTCGTGACCCACGGAACCCGTCTCGCCGGTAGCGCGCACCGCTACCGCAATCGGTACGTACTGGTGCGGGTCGCCGATGCCTTCGGCGCCTGTGCTTTCGAAGAGGGCGAACTCGACAGCAGCGTCGCCGACCTCTCCGGTGAGCCACTGGCCGCCTTGCTGGAGCATCGATCGCAGCCCGTGCGAATCGCGGCGGCCGATGCCGCGCTCGGGGCTCGTGCCCCGCACCGCGACGACCCCCGCGCCGAGCTGCGCGTTCTCCCCACCGGTACCCCCGATGTCCGCGCCGAGGCCCGCGACGCCGCCGTCGCCGAACTGCTCACCTTTCCCGCCGGCGCCCGGGTCGCGCTGATCGGGGTGGTCAACCCGCTCGTCGCGGCGATCCGTGAGCGTGGCGGTGAGCCTCTGCTCGCGGACCGGAACCTGGAGCGCACGCAGTGGGACGATCGCGTTTTCGCCGACCACCGTGAGGTGATCGAGCGGGCGGATGCCGTGGTGGCCACGGGAATGACACTGGGCAACGGCACTTTCGATGAGATTCTTGCGACGTGTCGCGCCCGCGACATCCCTCTGGCCGTCTACGCGCAGAGCGGCGCCGCGGTCGCACGCGCCTTCCTCGGCTCCGGCCTGTCTGCATTGTCGGCCGAGCACTTCCCGTTCTCCCAATTCTCGGCCGACGCCTCGCCGATGTACCTGTACCGGGGTGCGCGATGA
- a CDS encoding ABC transporter substrate-binding protein, which produces MPSRSLLAAGLAAIIAVTAACGARTADNGADRIEVTNCGVRQQYPSPTAAVPYDVSAIEKMFALGLTDRIKGIVLPKTVHGVIARSPYRAEYSKVPILSDGVLTQEPLVAAQADWVFAGWQAGFSPARGVTPESLGKLGINSYMQEETCYNYGDRPTARDANPLADTYADLINLGAVFRVPDRAASLVDNLRGRERALRERADRKEVKPSVLVYDSGTAEPYTAGRRTAADQVVSLAGGRSVTHDVDARWTAVGWESVVSAQPEVIVIVDYDKQPAQQKIDYLRTQSPIKDSPAVRENRIRVIDYAELVSGPRNLDAAASLADYLEQSGAAR; this is translated from the coding sequence ATGCCCTCCCGTTCCCTGCTCGCCGCAGGCTTGGCTGCGATCATCGCGGTCACCGCCGCCTGCGGCGCCCGTACCGCCGACAACGGCGCCGATCGTATCGAGGTCACCAACTGCGGTGTACGCCAGCAATACCCGTCGCCCACGGCGGCCGTACCCTACGACGTCTCGGCCATCGAGAAGATGTTCGCACTCGGTCTCACCGACCGGATCAAGGGCATCGTCCTTCCGAAGACCGTCCACGGTGTGATCGCCAGGTCGCCGTACCGTGCCGAGTACAGCAAGGTGCCGATCCTCAGCGACGGCGTGCTTACCCAGGAGCCGCTCGTCGCGGCCCAGGCCGACTGGGTGTTCGCGGGCTGGCAGGCCGGCTTCAGTCCGGCCCGCGGAGTGACCCCCGAATCCCTCGGCAAGCTCGGCATCAACAGCTACATGCAGGAGGAGACCTGCTACAACTACGGTGACCGGCCCACCGCCCGCGACGCGAACCCGCTTGCCGATACCTACGCCGATCTGATCAATCTGGGTGCCGTGTTCCGCGTCCCCGACCGGGCCGCATCGCTGGTGGACAACCTGCGTGGCCGCGAGCGGGCTCTCCGGGAACGCGCCGACCGTAAGGAGGTGAAACCCTCCGTCCTGGTGTATGACTCGGGCACCGCCGAGCCCTACACCGCCGGTCGTCGAACCGCGGCCGACCAGGTGGTTTCGCTCGCCGGTGGGCGGTCCGTGACGCACGATGTCGATGCCCGGTGGACAGCCGTCGGTTGGGAATCGGTGGTCTCGGCACAGCCGGAAGTGATCGTGATCGTCGACTACGACAAACAACCCGCACAGCAGAAGATCGACTACCTGCGCACGCAGTCGCCGATCAAGGATTCACCCGCGGTGCGCGAGAACCGGATCCGTGTCATCGACTACGCCGAACTGGTGTCGGGGCCCCGCAACCTGGATGCAGCGGCGTCCCTCGCCGACTACCTCGAACAGAGCGGAGCCGCCCGATGA
- a CDS encoding ABC transporter ATP-binding protein encodes MRIDIDGVTVALGGRTVLNRVRLEVEPGAHVGLIGPNGSGKSTLLRCLYRALTPDAGTVRIGGRDLATVHRREGARLVAAVTQSETGHLGFTAAETVLLGRFPHGDAGTPGARRAVAAAMESTGTGHLRARSVLDLSGGERQRVLIARALAQDTPVLLLDEPLNHLDVRHQIDLLRYVRRTDKTTVMAIHDIDLAAQSCDQLVLLDRGSVVAAGSPASVLDPERLFAVYGIRPTIVPTAEGRPRVSFEL; translated from the coding sequence ATGAGGATCGACATCGACGGCGTGACGGTCGCACTGGGCGGTCGGACGGTGCTCAACCGCGTCCGGCTCGAGGTGGAACCCGGTGCGCACGTGGGACTCATCGGTCCCAACGGCAGCGGAAAATCGACACTGCTGCGCTGCCTCTACCGCGCGCTGACTCCCGACGCGGGGACCGTGCGCATCGGTGGCCGCGACCTTGCGACGGTCCACCGGCGCGAGGGTGCGCGCCTCGTCGCGGCCGTCACCCAGAGCGAAACCGGGCACCTCGGGTTCACCGCCGCGGAGACCGTCCTGCTAGGGCGATTCCCGCACGGCGACGCGGGTACGCCGGGGGCGCGCCGGGCGGTCGCCGCGGCGATGGAATCGACCGGCACCGGCCATCTGCGCGCGCGCAGTGTGCTCGACCTGTCCGGCGGCGAACGCCAGCGCGTCCTGATCGCGCGGGCGCTCGCGCAGGACACCCCGGTGCTGCTGCTCGACGAGCCGCTCAATCATCTCGACGTGCGGCATCAGATCGACCTACTGAGGTACGTGCGCCGCACCGACAAGACGACCGTCATGGCCATCCACGACATCGACCTGGCCGCCCAGAGCTGTGATCAGCTCGTGCTGCTCGATCGCGGCTCCGTGGTCGCGGCGGGTTCCCCGGCATCCGTGCTCGACCCGGAACGACTCTTCGCCGTCTACGGCATCCGACCCACCATCGTGCCCACCGCCGAGGGGCGGCCGCGCGTGAGCTTCGAGCTCTGA
- a CDS encoding FecCD family ABC transporter permease, translating into MNPSRAARHRAPLLAGALAVALVLSAVFAVSHGAATIPFGDVPRLIWAAVTGGLLQPEDRTAYSVVWELRVPRVLLAALVGAGLSIAGVACQALVRNPLADPFILGISSGASVGASLVVTTGVVAGLGIAGTAGAAFGTALLASGLVYLLSRSPGGALSPVRLVLTGVVLAFAFQGLAGAIVFFDPVGDAARSVMFWLLGGLGGAQWSVLPLVAAAVLAGALIAARLAGTLDVLAQGDEAAASLGLDPHRARLRLFLLVVAMTSVLVAVAGTVGFVGLVVPHAVRMILGPGHSRVLLLAPLVGALLLVWVDLISRLVVAPRELPLGIVSALVGVPVFLYLLRRRDGLLGGAA; encoded by the coding sequence GTGAACCCCTCCCGTGCCGCCCGGCACCGCGCACCGCTGCTGGCCGGCGCGCTCGCCGTCGCCCTCGTGCTTTCGGCGGTGTTCGCGGTGTCCCACGGCGCCGCCACGATCCCGTTCGGCGATGTCCCCCGGCTGATCTGGGCCGCCGTGACCGGGGGGCTGCTGCAGCCGGAGGACCGCACCGCCTACTCCGTTGTCTGGGAATTGAGGGTGCCCCGCGTTCTGCTCGCGGCCCTCGTCGGCGCGGGACTGTCGATCGCGGGTGTCGCCTGCCAGGCTCTCGTGCGCAATCCGCTCGCCGATCCGTTCATCCTCGGTATTTCCAGCGGCGCCTCGGTCGGTGCGAGCCTGGTGGTCACCACCGGCGTCGTCGCCGGGCTCGGGATAGCCGGGACCGCCGGCGCGGCGTTCGGCACGGCGCTGCTCGCGTCCGGTCTGGTCTACCTGCTCAGTCGCTCGCCCGGCGGCGCGCTCAGCCCGGTCCGGCTGGTGCTCACGGGTGTGGTGCTCGCGTTCGCCTTCCAAGGCCTGGCCGGCGCGATCGTCTTCTTCGACCCCGTCGGTGACGCCGCACGATCGGTGATGTTCTGGCTGCTCGGCGGGCTGGGCGGCGCTCAGTGGTCGGTGCTCCCGCTGGTCGCCGCCGCGGTGCTCGCGGGCGCTCTGATCGCGGCACGGCTGGCCGGGACACTCGATGTGCTCGCCCAGGGCGACGAGGCCGCCGCCTCGCTGGGCCTCGACCCGCATCGTGCCCGGCTTCGGCTCTTCCTTCTCGTGGTGGCCATGACCTCCGTCCTCGTGGCGGTCGCCGGCACGGTGGGCTTCGTCGGCCTGGTGGTCCCGCACGCGGTGCGGATGATCTTGGGCCCCGGTCATTCCCGCGTATTGCTGCTGGCGCCCCTGGTGGGTGCGCTGCTGCTGGTCTGGGTCGACCTGATCAGCAGGCTCGTCGTGGCGCCACGCGAGTTGCCGCTCGGCATCGTCTCGGCGCTGGTCGGCGTCCCCGTGTTCCTCTACCTGCTGCGGCGACGCGATGGACTCCTCGGCGGTGCCGCATGA
- a CDS encoding glutamate--cysteine ligase: MIEPVAFRASPRPTIGVEWEFALVDRETADLVSRADELFDGVRDASEEIAPQVHSEMLRNTVEVVTGVCENTAEAMADLASTLTVVRGAADAMGVDLFGAGTHPFAQWNAQQLTDNPRYDELIARTQWWGRQMLIWGVHVHVGVNHRDKVLPIISALLNQYPHLLALSASSPMWGGHDTGYASTRAMMFQQLPTAGLPFQFEQWSEFERFVHDQKTTGIIDHLNEIRWDIRPACHLGTIEVRVCDGMSTFAELEAVVALIHCLVVWLDGRLDAGERLPTLPPWHVQENKWRAARYGLDAIIIQDADNNERLVTEDLDDLLEQLTPIARGLGCERELRAVQDIPRRKASYQRQRAVAGGICNVDTYRDVVRSVTGDLILP, encoded by the coding sequence ATCATCGAGCCCGTCGCCTTCCGGGCGTCGCCGCGGCCGACGATCGGCGTCGAGTGGGAATTCGCCCTCGTCGACCGGGAGACCGCGGATCTGGTCAGCCGCGCCGACGAGCTGTTCGACGGTGTGCGCGACGCCAGTGAAGAGATTGCGCCCCAGGTGCACTCGGAGATGCTGCGTAACACCGTCGAGGTGGTGACCGGGGTCTGCGAGAACACCGCCGAGGCGATGGCCGATCTGGCCTCCACGTTGACGGTGGTGCGCGGTGCGGCCGATGCGATGGGCGTCGACTTGTTCGGAGCGGGAACGCACCCGTTCGCGCAGTGGAATGCGCAGCAGCTCACCGACAATCCGCGCTATGACGAACTGATCGCCCGCACCCAGTGGTGGGGTCGGCAGATGCTCATCTGGGGCGTGCACGTGCACGTCGGCGTGAACCACCGGGACAAGGTGTTGCCGATCATCTCGGCATTGCTCAATCAGTACCCGCACCTGCTGGCGCTGTCGGCGAGCTCGCCGATGTGGGGTGGCCACGACACCGGCTACGCGAGCACCCGCGCGATGATGTTCCAGCAGTTGCCCACCGCAGGCTTGCCCTTCCAGTTCGAGCAGTGGAGCGAGTTCGAGCGCTTCGTCCACGATCAGAAGACCACCGGGATCATCGATCACCTCAACGAGATCCGCTGGGATATCCGGCCCGCCTGCCACCTCGGGACCATCGAGGTTCGGGTCTGCGACGGGATGTCCACCTTCGCCGAGCTCGAGGCGGTGGTCGCCCTGATCCACTGTCTGGTGGTGTGGCTCGACGGCCGGCTCGATGCGGGGGAGCGCCTGCCCACGCTGCCGCCCTGGCACGTCCAGGAGAACAAGTGGCGTGCGGCGCGATACGGGCTCGACGCCATCATCATTCAGGACGCCGACAACAACGAGCGACTGGTGACCGAGGACCTCGACGATCTGCTGGAGCAATTGACCCCTATCGCTCGTGGTTTGGGTTGCGAGCGGGAATTGCGAGCGGTACAGGATATCCCGCGACGCAAGGCCTCCTATCAGCGGCAGCGCGCCGTGGCCGGCGGGATCTGCAACGTGGACACCTACCGCGATGTGGTGCGCTCGGTGACCGGCGACCTCATCCTGCCGTGA
- the sodC gene encoding superoxide dismutase[Cu-Zn] yields the protein MTKRQYLAPIAILPVAALALTGCVNSEKSAGAGVGTTPAVVSGATVPAEGPVLSNAPGHGEEKPGEGGAPSAGAAEASLVKPDGTSAGKATFTEKDGVVVIDVRVTGLPAGFHGMHIHEVGKCEPNSVAKNGAPGSATNFGSAGGHWQKAGATGHPMTGDLVSIYVNANGTGQTVTSTGAFTLADIKKNADGNALMIHEKADNFGNVPATKYANIVPGQPVPDEQTLMTGDAGGRIACGVIKVG from the coding sequence ATGACGAAGCGCCAGTACCTCGCCCCGATCGCGATCCTCCCGGTGGCGGCGCTCGCCCTCACGGGCTGTGTGAACAGCGAGAAGTCCGCAGGTGCGGGCGTGGGTACGACGCCCGCGGTCGTCAGCGGTGCCACTGTGCCCGCGGAGGGTCCGGTCCTGAGCAACGCACCGGGCCACGGTGAGGAGAAGCCCGGCGAGGGCGGCGCACCGTCGGCCGGGGCCGCCGAGGCTTCGCTCGTCAAGCCGGACGGCACCAGCGCGGGCAAGGCCACGTTCACCGAGAAGGACGGCGTCGTGGTCATCGACGTTCGTGTCACCGGACTGCCCGCAGGCTTCCACGGCATGCACATCCACGAGGTGGGCAAGTGCGAGCCCAACTCGGTGGCCAAGAACGGCGCTCCCGGCTCCGCCACCAACTTCGGATCCGCCGGAGGCCACTGGCAGAAGGCCGGTGCTACCGGCCACCCGATGACCGGTGATCTGGTCTCGATCTACGTCAATGCCAACGGCACCGGACAGACCGTCACCAGCACCGGCGCGTTCACCCTCGCGGATATCAAGAAGAACGCGGACGGCAACGCGCTGATGATCCACGAGAAGGCCGACAACTTCGGCAATGTGCCCGCGACGAAGTACGCGAACATCGTTCCGGGCCAGCCCGTGCCGGACGAGCAGACCCTCATGACCGGCGACGCGGGCGGCCGGATCGCCTGCGGCGTGATCAAGGTCGGTTAA
- a CDS encoding DUF3263 domain-containing protein, whose amino-acid sequence MEGAGAAAQNLANTDAHSDQHRGEDGLTRREHDILAFERQWWKYAGAKEDAIKELFGLSATRYYQVLNALVDTPEALAADPMLVKRLRRVRASRQKARAARKLGFEIT is encoded by the coding sequence ATGGAGGGCGCCGGCGCGGCCGCGCAGAACTTGGCCAATACGGACGCGCACTCCGACCAGCATCGTGGCGAGGACGGCCTGACCCGCCGCGAACACGACATTCTCGCCTTCGAGCGGCAGTGGTGGAAGTACGCCGGTGCCAAGGAGGACGCGATCAAGGAGCTCTTCGGGCTCTCCGCGACCCGCTATTACCAGGTGCTCAATGCCCTGGTCGACACCCCGGAGGCGCTCGCCGCCGACCCCATGCTCGTCAAGCGCCTGCGCCGCGTGCGCGCCAGCCGGCAGAAGGCTCGCGCGGCCCGCAAGCTCGGCTTCGAGATCACCTGA
- a CDS encoding peptide deformylase has translation MAVLPIVIVGDPVLHTPTTPVELDADGRPDAEIVALLDDMLETMDRANGVGLAGNQVGRDLRLFVYDCPDEETHERRRGEVINPVLTTSEIPETMPDPDDDWEGCLSVPGESFPTGRADWAKVVGTDRNGEKVEIEGTGFFARMLQHETGHLDGFLYTDVLVGRYARQAKKFIKKQGWNAPGLTWVPGTVDDPFGHDD, from the coding sequence ATGGCCGTACTTCCCATCGTCATCGTCGGCGACCCTGTCCTGCACACCCCGACCACGCCGGTCGAGCTCGATGCCGACGGTCGGCCCGACGCCGAGATCGTCGCGTTGCTCGATGACATGCTCGAGACCATGGACCGTGCCAACGGCGTGGGCCTCGCCGGCAATCAGGTGGGCCGCGATCTGCGGTTGTTCGTCTACGACTGCCCCGACGAGGAGACCCACGAGCGGCGGCGCGGCGAGGTGATCAACCCCGTTCTGACCACGTCCGAGATCCCCGAGACCATGCCCGATCCCGACGACGATTGGGAGGGCTGCCTCTCCGTCCCCGGCGAGTCCTTCCCGACCGGCCGCGCGGACTGGGCCAAGGTCGTCGGCACCGACCGCAACGGCGAGAAGGTCGAGATCGAGGGCACCGGCTTCTTCGCACGAATGCTGCAGCACGAGACCGGGCACCTCGACGGCTTCCTCTACACCGATGTGCTGGTGGGCCGGTACGCCCGGCAGGCGAAGAAATTCATCAAGAAGCAGGGCTGGAACGCGCCGGGCCTGACCTGGGTGCCCGGCACCGTCGACGATCCGTTCGGGCACGACGACTGA
- a CDS encoding GNAT family N-acetyltransferase yields MSPAPGDRVVVRHLLQTGAATDVIGRLVDDGDPVIVERDGAEHVISRSAIIAIKTVPPRPVRASEIRSLDLARARGWWSVEREWIDGWLCRAAPGIAGHRANCATPLHPDATLARLDGPRAWFAARGLPLRLSLSDRLIRGAPELGHLTDVLTRPAIGGSDAGVDVESRPDSAWLAATAADESLVTAVDGAALFASIRHAGTTVAAGRLAVTADAAGNRWGGIASVAVAPDRRRRGLATRIMTVLSGVAAEAGADRLYLEVERENAAASALYRGLGFVAHHGYGYWTEP; encoded by the coding sequence ATGTCCCCGGCCCCCGGCGACCGGGTGGTGGTCCGCCATCTCCTGCAGACCGGCGCGGCCACTGATGTGATCGGTCGGCTGGTTGACGACGGTGACCCGGTGATCGTCGAACGCGACGGTGCGGAGCACGTGATCAGCCGCTCCGCCATCATCGCGATCAAGACGGTGCCGCCGAGGCCGGTGCGGGCGAGCGAGATCCGATCGCTGGACCTGGCCCGGGCGCGAGGGTGGTGGTCGGTCGAGCGGGAGTGGATCGACGGCTGGCTGTGCCGCGCCGCCCCAGGGATCGCCGGACATCGCGCGAACTGTGCCACTCCCCTACACCCGGATGCGACTCTCGCCCGGCTCGACGGCCCGCGGGCCTGGTTCGCCGCCCGCGGCCTGCCCCTCCGACTGTCGCTCTCCGATCGCCTGATTCGCGGGGCGCCGGAGCTCGGTCACCTGACCGACGTTCTCACGCGTCCGGCGATCGGCGGGTCCGACGCGGGCGTCGACGTTGAGAGCCGGCCTGATTCCGCCTGGCTCGCCGCCACCGCGGCCGATGAATCGCTGGTCACCGCGGTCGACGGCGCGGCACTGTTCGCCTCGATCAGGCACGCGGGGACTACGGTGGCAGCCGGCCGGCTGGCGGTGACCGCCGATGCGGCGGGCAATCGATGGGGCGGGATCGCATCGGTCGCGGTCGCACCAGATCGCCGCAGGCGGGGCCTGGCGACGCGGATCATGACCGTGTTGAGCGGCGTCGCCGCCGAGGCCGGTGCGGATCGCCTCTACCTCGAGGTGGAGCGTGAAAATGCGGCTGCCTCCGCGTTGTACCGGGGCCTCGGATTCGTGGCGCATCACGGCTACGGCTACTGGACCGAACCGTGA
- a CDS encoding DUF1990 family protein: protein MTRPAEPVWVGAPSGYRRSEVSARVGTGDEVWTRATHDVLRWGVKTASGFAVSTDEPVAPGQPVTVTARIAGITVTEPVEVVDVVDARDRVGFSYRTLPGHPVCGEEAFVVHRDGDDVVLTVRSLTRPAPRGFWRTAYPALRIAQLIARRRYLRALR from the coding sequence GTGACGCGGCCGGCCGAGCCGGTGTGGGTGGGCGCCCCGTCGGGCTACCGGCGATCCGAGGTGAGCGCCCGCGTGGGCACCGGCGACGAAGTCTGGACCCGCGCCACCCACGATGTCCTGCGGTGGGGCGTGAAGACGGCGAGCGGCTTCGCGGTCTCGACCGACGAGCCCGTCGCCCCGGGACAGCCGGTCACCGTGACCGCTCGCATCGCGGGCATCACCGTGACCGAACCGGTCGAGGTCGTCGACGTGGTCGACGCCCGCGACCGGGTCGGGTTCTCCTACCGCACTCTCCCCGGACATCCCGTGTGCGGCGAGGAAGCGTTCGTGGTGCATCGCGACGGCGACGACGTGGTGCTCACGGTGCGTTCCCTGACGCGCCCGGCGCCACGCGGCTTCTGGCGCACGGCGTATCCGGCGCTCCGGATCGCGCAGCTGATCGCCCGCCGCCGCTACCTGCGAGCGCTGCGCTGA
- a CDS encoding GNAT family N-acetyltransferase, with protein MPDTVDVPPPTLELGELRLYDNPVRDRYELWSRDELIGVVGYELTDHGDVILLHTVVMEKFGKQGFARAIVSGVLDDARSRERQVIPVCTYVRGFLTRFPQYQDVVVSARA; from the coding sequence ATGCCTGACACGGTCGACGTTCCGCCGCCCACCTTGGAACTGGGCGAGCTGCGGCTCTACGACAATCCCGTGCGTGACCGGTATGAACTCTGGTCGCGCGATGAATTGATCGGTGTAGTGGGCTACGAACTCACCGACCACGGTGACGTGATCCTGCTGCACACCGTGGTGATGGAGAAATTCGGTAAGCAGGGCTTCGCTCGCGCCATCGTCTCCGGCGTGCTCGACGACGCCCGGTCGCGGGAGCGGCAGGTGATCCCGGTCTGCACCTACGTCCGTGGTTTCCTGACCCGGTTCCCGCAGTACCAGGATGTGGTCGTCTCCGCCCGCGCCTGA
- a CDS encoding ABC transporter ATP-binding protein: MSLVARNLTRTFKQHVAVADATLTLPPGRITGLVGPNGAGKTTLLLMLAGLLRPSSGTLELDGAPIVPEDLRTRVGWMPDVFGTWDSLTPTEILTTFAKLYGMPTGAATARARELLERVHLAEFADRPAQVLSRGQKQRLGFARAMVHSPPILLLDEPASGMDPRSRFELRDSLRALADGGCAVLVSSHILSELGEMVDDVVMMARGRTEPPPENTRSTWRIRQLGEPAGAGTFLTFDTEADAAAHLAQQIAGGVHVVEFARATNALEDSYFALEADRT; encoded by the coding sequence ATGTCGCTGGTCGCACGCAATCTGACGCGGACCTTCAAGCAGCATGTAGCGGTGGCGGATGCCACCCTCACGCTGCCGCCGGGGCGGATCACCGGACTCGTCGGGCCGAACGGCGCGGGTAAGACGACTCTGCTGCTGATGCTGGCGGGCCTGCTCCGACCGTCGAGCGGCACCCTCGAACTCGACGGTGCGCCAATCGTCCCTGAGGACCTCCGTACTCGCGTCGGATGGATGCCGGACGTGTTCGGCACGTGGGACTCCCTCACTCCCACTGAGATCCTCACCACCTTCGCCAAGCTCTACGGCATGCCCACGGGCGCGGCGACGGCGCGGGCACGCGAGCTGCTGGAACGCGTGCACCTCGCCGAGTTCGCCGACCGGCCGGCGCAAGTGCTCTCCCGCGGGCAGAAGCAACGCCTCGGATTCGCGCGCGCGATGGTGCACTCGCCGCCGATCCTGCTGCTCGACGAGCCCGCCTCCGGCATGGACCCGCGGTCCAGGTTCGAGCTGCGCGATTCGCTGCGCGCGCTCGCCGACGGCGGCTGTGCGGTGCTGGTCTCCTCGCACATCCTCTCCGAGCTCGGCGAGATGGTCGACGATGTCGTGATGATGGCGCGCGGCCGCACCGAACCGCCGCCGGAGAACACGCGGAGCACGTGGCGCATCCGGCAGCTCGGCGAACCGGCCGGGGCCGGAACCTTTCTCACCTTCGATACCGAGGCCGACGCGGCGGCGCACCTGGCGCAGCAGATCGCCGGTGGGGTGCACGTGGTGGAGTTCGCCCGTGCCACCAACGCCCTGGAGGATTCGTACTTCGCACTGGAGGCCGATCGCACATGA